A part of Mycolicibacterium sp. TUM20985 genomic DNA contains:
- a CDS encoding proline--tRNA ligase, with protein MITRMSELFLRTLRDDPADAEVPSHKLLIRAGYVRPVGPGLYSWLPLGLRVFRKIEQIVREEMNAIGGQEILLPALLPRAPYETTNRWTEYGDGVFRLKDRRGSDYLLGPTHEEIFTLTVKGEYSSYKDFPLRLYQIQTKYRDEARPRAGILRGREFVMKDSYSFDVDDDGLKAAYHAHREAYQRIFARLNVEYVIVSAVSGAMGGSASEEFLAESPVGEDTFVRCLESGYAANVEAVITARPEALPIDGLPEAVVYDTTDTPTIATLVDWANGANLPQFAGREVVAADTLKNVLLKVRQPGGDWELLAIGVPGDREVDDKRLGAALDPAEYVMLPPEDFPKYPFLVKGYIGPKALLANEVRYLIDPRIVDGTSWITGADSDGKHVVGLVAGRDFVADGTIEAAEVRDGDPSPDGAGPLVSARGIEIGHIFQLGRKYADAFTVDVLGENGKPVRLTMGSYGVGVSRLVAVIAEQSHDEIGLRWPASVSPFDVHVVIANNDPEARSGATELARQLDLLGVEPLLDDRKMSPGVKFKDAELLGVPWIVVVGRGWANGVVELRNRFTGEAQEVAVDGAAAAIAATLAS; from the coding sequence GTGATCACCCGCATGTCCGAACTCTTCCTCCGCACTCTGCGCGACGACCCCGCCGATGCCGAGGTGCCGAGCCACAAGCTCCTCATCAGGGCGGGTTACGTCCGTCCGGTCGGCCCCGGCCTCTACAGCTGGCTGCCGCTGGGCCTGCGGGTGTTCCGCAAGATCGAGCAGATCGTGCGCGAGGAGATGAATGCCATTGGCGGGCAAGAGATCCTGCTGCCCGCGCTGCTACCTCGGGCGCCGTATGAGACGACGAACCGCTGGACCGAATATGGCGACGGTGTGTTCCGCCTCAAGGATCGGCGTGGCAGCGACTACCTGCTCGGGCCCACCCACGAGGAGATCTTCACGCTCACGGTGAAGGGGGAGTACAGCTCCTACAAGGACTTCCCGCTGCGGCTCTATCAGATCCAGACCAAGTATCGCGACGAGGCCCGCCCGCGCGCGGGCATCCTGCGCGGCCGGGAGTTCGTGATGAAGGACTCCTACTCGTTCGACGTCGACGATGACGGGCTCAAGGCCGCCTACCACGCCCACCGCGAGGCCTACCAGCGGATCTTCGCGCGGTTGAACGTCGAGTACGTCATCGTCTCGGCGGTGTCGGGCGCCATGGGCGGGAGCGCCTCGGAGGAGTTCCTGGCCGAGAGTCCGGTCGGCGAGGACACCTTCGTGCGCTGCCTGGAGTCGGGGTACGCCGCGAACGTCGAGGCCGTCATCACCGCGCGCCCGGAGGCACTGCCCATCGACGGGCTGCCCGAAGCGGTCGTCTACGACACCACCGACACCCCGACCATCGCGACGCTGGTCGACTGGGCCAACGGCGCGAATCTGCCTCAGTTCGCGGGGCGGGAGGTCGTCGCCGCCGACACATTGAAGAACGTCCTGCTGAAGGTCCGCCAACCGGGCGGCGACTGGGAGCTGCTGGCGATCGGCGTGCCTGGGGACCGTGAGGTCGACGACAAACGGTTGGGCGCGGCGTTGGACCCGGCGGAGTACGTCATGCTGCCTCCCGAGGACTTCCCGAAGTACCCCTTTCTGGTCAAGGGCTACATCGGGCCGAAGGCATTGCTGGCCAACGAAGTTCGCTATCTGATCGACCCGCGCATCGTCGACGGGACGTCCTGGATCACCGGCGCCGACTCCGACGGCAAGCACGTCGTGGGCCTGGTCGCCGGACGTGACTTCGTCGCGGACGGCACGATCGAGGCCGCGGAGGTCCGCGACGGTGACCCCTCACCCGATGGCGCAGGCCCGCTGGTCTCGGCGCGGGGGATCGAGATCGGCCACATCTTCCAGCTCGGCCGCAAGTACGCCGACGCGTTCACCGTCGACGTGCTCGGCGAGAACGGGAAACCGGTCCGGCTGACCATGGGCTCCTACGGTGTCGGGGTGTCCCGGCTGGTGGCGGTCATCGCCGAGCAGAGTCACGACGAGATCGGTCTGCGGTGGCCGGCGTCGGTGTCGCCGTTCGACGTGCACGTCGTCATCGCCAACAATGATCCCGAAGCACGTTCTGGCGCAACCGAACTCGCGAGGCAGCTGGATCTGCTCGGGGTGGAGCCGCTTCTCGACGACCGGAAGATGTCGCCTGGCGTGAAGTTCAAGGACGCCGAATTGCTCGGCGTGCCATGGATCGTCGTGGTCGGGCGAGGCTGGGCCAACGGTGTCGTCGAACTACGGAACCGTTTCACCGGCGAGGCGCAGGAGGTCGCCGTCGACGGCGCGGCGGCAGCCATCGCGGCCACGCTCGCCAGCTAG
- a CDS encoding VOC family protein produces MADHLTRQRISDAVDPLGWRLILGAAVTHVAVPSLTAAAETASLAVTAVGTAGDGHLSADLDTHRVVLRLHTIATGSVTEPDLELARRVTEALAARGLRTEPGEDTVVPQNLEIAIDALDIALVRPFWRAVTGYVDEAGPPDLPAGALLDPLRRGPAIWFQQMDVPRGGTPGNVIRNRIHLDVDVPPERAGPRIDAALAAGGTLLSDAAAPAFWVLADPEGNEVCVCTWQGRD; encoded by the coding sequence ATGGCCGACCATCTCACCCGGCAACGAATCTCCGATGCGGTGGACCCGCTGGGCTGGCGCCTGATCCTCGGCGCCGCCGTCACCCACGTCGCGGTACCGTCGCTGACCGCCGCCGCCGAGACCGCCTCGCTCGCGGTCACCGCCGTCGGAACCGCCGGCGACGGGCACCTGAGCGCCGACCTGGACACCCACCGCGTCGTGCTGCGGTTGCACACCATCGCCACCGGTTCCGTCACCGAACCCGACCTGGAACTGGCCCGGCGCGTGACGGAGGCACTCGCGGCACGGGGGCTGCGCACTGAGCCCGGTGAAGACACCGTGGTGCCACAGAACCTCGAGATCGCCATCGATGCGCTCGATATTGCCCTGGTCAGGCCCTTTTGGAGGGCCGTCACCGGGTACGTCGACGAGGCGGGCCCGCCGGACCTACCCGCCGGCGCCTTGCTCGACCCGCTCCGACGCGGGCCGGCCATCTGGTTTCAGCAGATGGACGTGCCCCGCGGCGGCACCCCGGGGAATGTCATCCGCAATCGCATCCATCTCGACGTCGACGTTCCACCCGAACGGGCCGGGCCCCGCATCGACGCGGCGCTCGCTGCGGGAGGGACGCTGCTGTCCGACGCCGCCGCGCCCGCGTTCTGGGTGTTGGCCGATCCCGAGGGCAACGAGGTGTGCGTCTGCACGTGGCAGGGTCGGGACTAG
- a CDS encoding MFS transporter: MSSSGGSSGSTDNSTAPLSSSVLGIAIVAITGMQLMSTLDGTIVIVALPRMQADLDLSDAGKSWVITAYVLTFGGLLLLGGRVGDAIGQKRAFLSGVGIFTIASLICGVAGDEFTLIAARALQGIGAAVAAPTGLALIATTYAVGHARNQAMAVSAGMQAIGSVLGLVLGGLLTVISWRLAFLMNVPIGIVIVIIAWLRIGETHHERLKLDITGALLATLGCTSAVLVFTQGPPRGWLDPWVVGAAVASVVFFASFFLAERTAENPLVPFSVFSDRNRVATFVAWFLGGGVLLTVTVMVGLLAQDVLGYSALRAGICFLPFAVAVGVGNVLATKLAPRFAPRWLIIGGGLYVLAAMLYGSTLDRSIPYFPELFIPIVLGGFGIGIISVVLPLCAVAGVGPREIGPVSAITLMVQNLGGPLVLVVIMAVQTSRTLYLGGTTGPVKNMTPAQLDALGEGYTYSLLWVAGISILVGVAAFWIGFSARDIARAQHTKEAVEAGEL; encoded by the coding sequence ATGTCTTCCTCGGGTGGTTCTTCAGGCTCGACGGACAACTCCACTGCGCCGTTGTCGTCATCGGTGCTCGGCATCGCGATCGTGGCGATCACCGGCATGCAGCTCATGTCGACCCTCGACGGGACCATCGTCATCGTGGCTCTGCCGCGGATGCAGGCCGACCTCGATCTCTCCGACGCCGGAAAGAGCTGGGTCATCACCGCCTACGTGTTGACGTTCGGTGGGCTCTTGCTGCTCGGCGGCCGGGTCGGCGACGCGATCGGTCAGAAGCGTGCCTTCCTCTCCGGCGTCGGCATCTTCACCATCGCATCGTTGATCTGCGGGGTGGCAGGCGACGAGTTCACGCTGATCGCCGCCCGCGCGCTGCAGGGCATCGGTGCGGCGGTGGCCGCGCCCACTGGCCTGGCGCTCATCGCCACCACCTATGCCGTCGGGCATGCGCGGAATCAAGCCATGGCGGTGTCGGCGGGAATGCAGGCCATCGGCTCGGTGCTGGGGCTCGTGCTCGGCGGGCTGTTGACGGTCATCTCCTGGCGGCTGGCGTTCTTGATGAACGTTCCCATCGGCATCGTCATCGTGATCATCGCGTGGCTGCGGATCGGCGAGACGCACCACGAACGCCTCAAACTCGACATCACCGGCGCCCTGCTGGCCACGCTCGGTTGCACGTCGGCGGTGCTGGTCTTCACCCAGGGCCCGCCCCGGGGCTGGCTCGACCCGTGGGTGGTCGGTGCGGCCGTCGCGTCGGTGGTGTTCTTCGCATCGTTCTTCCTCGCCGAACGCACCGCCGAGAATCCTCTGGTCCCGTTCTCGGTCTTCAGTGACCGCAATCGCGTCGCAACGTTCGTGGCATGGTTCCTCGGCGGCGGCGTCCTGCTCACCGTCACCGTGATGGTCGGCCTGTTGGCCCAGGATGTGCTGGGCTACTCGGCGCTGCGAGCGGGGATCTGCTTCCTCCCGTTCGCGGTGGCCGTGGGCGTCGGCAACGTGCTGGCCACCAAACTGGCGCCACGCTTCGCTCCGCGATGGCTGATCATCGGCGGCGGGCTGTACGTCCTCGCCGCGATGCTCTACGGGTCGACGCTTGATCGCAGCATCCCGTACTTCCCCGAACTGTTCATCCCGATCGTGTTGGGCGGGTTCGGCATCGGGATCATCTCTGTGGTGCTGCCGTTGTGCGCCGTGGCTGGGGTGGGGCCACGCGAAATCGGCCCGGTGTCGGCGATCACGCTGATGGTGCAGAACTTGGGCGGCCCGTTGGTGCTGGTCGTGATCATGGCCGTGCAGACCTCGCGCACGCTGTACCTGGGCGGCACCACGGGCCCGGTGAAGAACATGACGCCCGCCCAACTCGACGCCCTGGGCGAGGGTTACACCTATTCACTGCTGTGGGTCGCCGGCATCTCGATCCTGGTGGGCGTGGCGGCATTCTGGATCGGCTTCTCCGCCCGCGACATCGCCAGGGCGCAGCACACCAAGGAGGCCGTGGAGGCCGGCGAACTGTGA
- a CDS encoding MFS transporter, with the protein MTAPHNAKHAAIEHDAEDAGERAEPVMPMPITPTQIVKSSWYPTWLPSRRFIAAVIAIGGMQLLATMDSTVAIVALPKIQDELNLSDAGRSWVITAYVLTFGGLMLLGGRLGDTIGRKRTFIVGVALFTIASILCGVAWDETTLVVARLAQGVGAAIASPTGLALIATTFPKGPARNTATAVFAAMTGIGSVMGLVVGGALTEISWRWAFLVNVPVGLVMIYLARRTLRETHRERMKLDAAGAILATLACTAAVFGFSMGPEKGWQSSLTLGSGLAALVFFTAFIYVERTAINPVVPFTLFRDRNRVATFAAVFLAGGVMFTLTVLIGLYVQDIMGYSALRAGIGFIPFVVALGIGLGLSSYFVSMFPPRLLVIAGGVFVLAAMIYGSTLNGDIPYFPNLVIPITVGGFGIGMIVVPLTVSAIAGVAFDEIGPVSAIALMLQSLGGPVVLAIIQAVITSRTLYLGGTTGPVKNMNEAQLHALDQGYTYGLLWVAAVAVIVGLVALFIGYTAEQVAQAQEVKEAIDAGEM; encoded by the coding sequence ATGACGGCTCCCCACAATGCGAAGCACGCCGCCATCGAACACGATGCGGAGGACGCCGGCGAGCGGGCTGAGCCCGTGATGCCCATGCCGATCACGCCGACCCAGATCGTGAAGAGCAGCTGGTATCCGACGTGGCTTCCGTCGCGCCGCTTCATCGCCGCGGTCATCGCGATCGGCGGCATGCAGCTCCTGGCGACGATGGACAGCACCGTGGCGATCGTCGCGCTGCCCAAGATCCAGGATGAGCTCAACCTCTCCGACGCCGGCCGCAGCTGGGTCATCACCGCCTACGTCCTGACCTTCGGTGGCCTGATGCTGCTGGGCGGACGCCTCGGCGACACCATCGGCCGCAAGCGCACCTTCATCGTTGGCGTCGCGCTGTTCACCATCGCCTCGATCCTGTGCGGCGTGGCGTGGGACGAGACCACCCTCGTCGTCGCGCGGCTCGCTCAAGGTGTCGGCGCGGCCATCGCGTCACCCACCGGCCTGGCCCTCATCGCCACCACGTTCCCGAAGGGCCCGGCCCGCAACACGGCCACCGCCGTCTTCGCCGCGATGACCGGCATCGGGTCGGTGATGGGGCTCGTCGTCGGCGGCGCCCTCACCGAGATCTCCTGGCGCTGGGCGTTCCTGGTGAACGTGCCGGTCGGCCTGGTCATGATCTACCTGGCCCGCAGGACCCTGCGCGAGACGCATCGCGAGCGCATGAAGCTCGACGCCGCCGGGGCCATCCTGGCGACTCTTGCCTGCACCGCCGCCGTCTTCGGCTTCTCGATGGGCCCGGAGAAGGGGTGGCAGTCGTCGCTCACGCTGGGCTCCGGCCTGGCGGCGCTGGTGTTCTTCACGGCCTTCATCTACGTCGAACGCACGGCGATCAACCCCGTCGTCCCGTTCACCCTCTTCCGCGACCGCAACCGGGTCGCGACCTTCGCCGCGGTCTTCCTCGCCGGCGGCGTGATGTTCACGCTGACCGTCCTGATCGGCCTGTACGTGCAGGACATCATGGGCTACAGCGCCCTCCGCGCCGGTATTGGCTTCATCCCGTTCGTCGTCGCGCTAGGTATCGGCCTGGGGTTGTCGTCGTATTTCGTCTCGATGTTTCCGCCGCGCCTCCTGGTGATCGCCGGCGGCGTGTTCGTCCTGGCGGCCATGATCTACGGGTCCACGCTGAACGGCGACATCCCGTACTTTCCCAATCTGGTGATTCCAATCACGGTGGGCGGCTTCGGCATCGGCATGATCGTCGTACCACTGACGGTGTCGGCGATCGCCGGTGTGGCCTTCGACGAGATCGGTCCGGTCTCCGCGATCGCGCTCATGCTGCAGAGTCTCGGCGGCCCCGTCGTCCTCGCGATCATCCAGGCCGTCATCACGTCGCGGACGCTGTACCTCGGCGGCACGACCGGCCCGGTCAAGAACATGAACGAGGCTCAGCTGCACGCACTCGACCAGGGCTACACCTACGGGCTGCTGTGGGTCGCGGCCGTGGCCGTGATCGTCGGACTCGTGGCGCTGTTCATCGGTTACACCGCCGAGCAGGTTGCCCAGGCGCAGGAAGTCAAGGAAGCGATCGACGCAGGCGAGATGTAG
- the cobA gene encoding uroporphyrinogen-III C-methyltransferase: MTENAYLVGLRLGGKKVVVVGGGSVAQRRIPLLLANGADVHVIARAATPAVESLEGITLVVRDFRAGDLDGAWYAIAATDDPAVNEAIVAEAERLRIFCVRADVARDGTAVTPASFEYDGLSVGVLAGGEHRRSAAIRSAIHEALQQGVIVADAPDSQHTGVALVGGGPGDPELITVRGRRLLAHADVVVADRLAPPELLAELPPHVEVIDAAKIPYGRYMAQDAINAVLIDRARAGKFVVRLKGGDPYVFARGHEELLACAEAGIPVTVVPGVTSAIGVPALAGVPVTHRGVTHEFVVVSGHVAPGHPESLVNWDALAALSGTIVLLMAVERIELFAKVLLDGGRPAETPVLVVQHGTTAAQRTLKTTLGDAPEHIRADGIRPPAIIVIGAVAAFAN, translated from the coding sequence GTGACCGAGAACGCCTACCTCGTCGGCCTGCGCCTGGGCGGCAAGAAGGTCGTCGTGGTCGGCGGGGGCAGTGTCGCGCAGCGGCGGATCCCGCTGTTGCTGGCCAACGGCGCCGACGTCCACGTCATCGCCCGCGCGGCCACGCCTGCGGTCGAGTCGCTCGAGGGAATCACGCTCGTGGTGCGCGACTTCCGCGCAGGCGATCTCGACGGCGCCTGGTACGCCATCGCTGCGACCGACGATCCCGCGGTCAACGAGGCCATCGTCGCCGAGGCGGAGCGACTGCGAATCTTCTGCGTCCGGGCCGACGTCGCGCGCGACGGCACGGCGGTCACCCCGGCCTCCTTCGAGTACGACGGGCTCAGCGTCGGGGTGCTGGCCGGCGGTGAGCATCGTCGTTCGGCCGCGATCCGCTCGGCGATCCATGAAGCGCTCCAGCAGGGCGTCATCGTCGCGGATGCGCCCGACTCGCAGCACACCGGTGTCGCGTTGGTGGGCGGCGGCCCCGGTGACCCCGAACTCATCACCGTGCGGGGTCGCCGACTCCTCGCCCACGCCGACGTCGTGGTCGCCGACCGCCTCGCGCCACCGGAACTCCTGGCCGAGCTGCCCCCGCACGTCGAGGTCATCGACGCGGCGAAGATCCCCTATGGCAGATACATGGCGCAGGACGCGATCAACGCCGTGCTGATCGACCGCGCAAGGGCAGGCAAGTTCGTCGTCCGGCTCAAGGGCGGTGACCCGTACGTCTTCGCGCGGGGTCACGAGGAGCTGTTGGCGTGTGCCGAAGCCGGAATACCGGTGACCGTCGTACCCGGTGTGACCAGCGCCATAGGCGTTCCTGCGTTGGCAGGTGTTCCGGTCACCCACCGCGGCGTGACCCACGAGTTCGTGGTGGTCAGCGGTCATGTCGCGCCGGGGCACCCCGAATCGTTAGTGAATTGGGATGCGCTGGCGGCGCTGTCCGGCACGATCGTCCTCCTAATGGCCGTCGAACGGATCGAACTCTTCGCCAAGGTGCTCCTGGATGGCGGCCGGCCTGCGGAAACACCGGTGCTCGTGGTCCAGCACGGGACGACGGCTGCGCAGCGGACCCTGAAGACCACACTCGGCGACGCGCCGGAACACATCCGCGCAGACGGCATTCGACCTCCCGCGATCATCGTGATCGGGGCCGTGGCGGCCTTCGCCAATTAA
- a CDS encoding cobyrinate a,c-diamide synthase yields the protein MSVPGIVIAAPSSGSGKTTVATGLIGALRLAGRTVAPFKVGPDFIDPGYHALAAGRPGRNLDPVLVGDHLIGPLYRHGSAGTDVAVVEGVMGLFDGRIDAGAPGPARGSTAHVAGLLGAPVVLVVDARGQSHSIAALLHGFSTFDRSVRMAGVILNRVGSPRHEAVLRQACEHAGVPVLGAIPRADELSVPSRHLGLVTAAEHGERALAAVDAMSTLVARHVDLAAIAATAASHVDAEPWTPRHADAVPGGVTVALAAGRAFTFGYPEHAELLVAAGADVVAFDPLTDPLPPGTNALVIPGGFPEQFTAELSANDVVRQQINELASRGAPIHAECAGLTYLVDDLDGQPMCGVLRGSAHFTPRLTLGYRDAVALGDSSLHQAGARVTGHEFHRTAVTFAEGHEPAWGFRDGAGAPVTDGAVSGGVHAAYLHAHAAAHPEAAARFVTAALEGRRRGGSAPTTKLAG from the coding sequence GTGAGTGTCCCCGGCATCGTGATCGCCGCACCGTCCTCCGGCAGCGGCAAGACCACGGTGGCGACCGGTCTGATTGGCGCGCTGCGACTGGCCGGTCGCACCGTCGCGCCGTTCAAGGTCGGCCCGGACTTCATCGACCCCGGCTACCACGCGCTCGCCGCCGGCAGGCCGGGTCGCAATCTCGACCCCGTCCTGGTCGGCGACCACCTGATCGGACCGCTCTACCGGCACGGCAGCGCGGGGACCGACGTCGCCGTCGTCGAAGGCGTGATGGGCCTCTTCGACGGCCGCATCGACGCGGGTGCGCCGGGCCCGGCCCGCGGCTCCACCGCCCACGTGGCGGGTCTGCTCGGGGCGCCGGTGGTGCTCGTCGTCGATGCCCGTGGTCAAAGTCACAGCATCGCCGCTCTGCTGCATGGGTTCTCGACGTTCGACCGCTCCGTCCGCATGGCGGGGGTCATCCTCAACCGCGTCGGTTCGCCGCGGCACGAGGCGGTCCTCCGACAAGCCTGTGAACACGCGGGGGTGCCGGTGCTCGGGGCGATTCCGCGGGCCGACGAACTGTCGGTGCCGTCGCGCCATCTCGGCTTGGTGACCGCCGCCGAGCACGGCGAGCGGGCCCTCGCGGCGGTCGACGCGATGTCGACCCTCGTCGCCCGCCACGTCGACCTCGCGGCCATCGCGGCCACCGCGGCCTCCCATGTCGATGCCGAACCGTGGACACCCCGCCACGCCGACGCCGTGCCCGGCGGCGTCACCGTGGCACTCGCGGCCGGGCGGGCGTTCACGTTCGGGTATCCGGAGCACGCGGAATTGCTCGTCGCCGCAGGCGCGGACGTCGTCGCCTTCGATCCGCTGACGGACCCGTTGCCACCCGGTACCAACGCGCTGGTGATACCCGGCGGATTCCCCGAGCAGTTCACCGCAGAGCTGTCGGCCAACGACGTTGTCCGCCAACAGATCAACGAGCTGGCCAGCCGCGGTGCGCCGATCCACGCGGAATGCGCCGGCCTGACCTATCTGGTCGACGACCTCGACGGGCAGCCGATGTGCGGCGTGCTCCGCGGCAGCGCTCACTTCACGCCGCGGCTGACGCTCGGCTACCGCGACGCCGTCGCGCTCGGAGATTCGTCGCTGCACCAGGCGGGCGCCCGCGTCACAGGACACGAATTCCATCGCACCGCAGTCACATTCGCCGAGGGTCACGAACCGGCCTGGGGTTTCCGCGACGGCGCCGGGGCGCCGGTCACCGACGGGGCGGTGTCCGGGGGCGTGCACGCCGCATATCTCCATGCACACGCCGCGGCCCATCCCGAGGCAGCGGCCCGCTTCGTCACCGCGGCGTTGGAAGGTCGCCGCCGGGGCGGCTCCGCGCCAACCACTAAACTCGCCGGGTGA
- the cobO gene encoding cob(I)yrinic acid a,c-diamide adenosyltransferase: MPQGQPLTVPVDGLTTRARRNAPVLAVHTGPGKGKSTAAFGMALRAWNQGFDVAVFQFVKSAKWKVGEEAAFRQLGQLHDEHGVGGPVEWHKMGSGWSWTRKPGSDVDHAAAAADGWTEIARRLVEQRHDFYVLDEFTYPLKWGWIDVDEVVDALVSRPGRQHVVITGRDAPPRLLDAADLVTEMACVKHPMDTGRKGQRGIEW; this comes from the coding sequence ATGCCACAGGGCCAACCGCTGACCGTGCCCGTCGACGGCCTGACCACACGGGCCCGGCGCAATGCCCCCGTGCTGGCGGTCCACACCGGTCCCGGCAAGGGCAAGTCGACGGCCGCCTTCGGCATGGCGCTGCGGGCCTGGAACCAGGGTTTCGACGTCGCGGTGTTCCAGTTCGTCAAGAGCGCGAAGTGGAAGGTGGGGGAGGAAGCGGCATTTCGCCAACTCGGCCAGCTGCACGACGAGCACGGCGTCGGCGGGCCCGTGGAGTGGCACAAGATGGGCTCGGGCTGGTCGTGGACACGGAAGCCGGGGTCGGACGTCGACCACGCGGCGGCCGCGGCGGACGGCTGGACGGAGATCGCGCGCCGGTTGGTCGAACAGCGTCACGACTTCTACGTCCTCGACGAGTTCACGTACCCGCTGAAGTGGGGCTGGATCGACGTCGACGAGGTCGTGGACGCCCTCGTCTCCCGACCCGGCAGGCAACACGTCGTCATCACCGGCCGCGACGCCCCGCCGCGACTGCTGGACGCCGCGGACCTGGTCACCGAGATGGCCTGCGTCAAGCACCCCATGGACACCGGTCGCAAGGGCCAGAGGGGGATCGAGTGGTGA
- a CDS encoding magnesium chelatase subunit D family protein codes for MTTPAPTPYPFSALVGQDRLRLALILCAVRPEIGGVLIRGEKGTAKSTAVRALAQVLAAVDEGARLVELPIGATEDRVVGSLDLQRVLRDGEHAFSPGLLARAHGGVLYVDEVNLLHDHLVDVLLDAAAMGRVHVERDGVSHSHEARFMLVGTMNPEEGELRPQLLDRFGLTVDVYASRDVDTRVEVIRRRMDFEADPEEFAAKYTAEDADLSRRIVLARAMAAAVVLPDSELRRIAALCAAFDVDGMRADLVVARTAVAHAAWRGAQRVEEEDVRVAAELALPHRRRRDPFDDPGLDPDQLDEAMSRAGEAADQPEAEPEPEPDPPGGGDGATDASDGEVTNGAARQQNSPSSTPRPNAAPTATFRAKALVVPGVGEGAPGRRSRARNQTGTPVSATEDPRAGHGLHVFGTVLAAAERQTGPGRPRLGPTDLRRSIREGREGNLVLFLVDASGSMAARDRMSAVGGATLSLLRDAYQRRDKVAVVTFRGQAAQVLLPPTSSVHIASRRLARFDTGGKTPLAQGLLAARDLVVREKARDRARRSLVVILTDGRATGGPDPLGRARTAAAMLVAEGATAVVVDCETSYVRLGLADVLATQLGAPAVRLAQLRADGLTRLVTAHSAGRAA; via the coding sequence GTGACGACACCCGCTCCCACGCCCTATCCCTTCTCCGCTCTCGTCGGTCAGGATCGGCTGCGGCTCGCGCTCATCCTCTGCGCGGTGCGGCCAGAGATCGGCGGCGTGCTGATCCGCGGCGAGAAGGGCACCGCGAAGTCGACGGCCGTGCGCGCGTTGGCCCAGGTGCTCGCCGCGGTCGACGAGGGTGCTCGCCTGGTCGAGCTGCCGATCGGCGCCACCGAGGACAGGGTCGTGGGGTCGCTGGATCTGCAACGCGTGCTGCGCGACGGCGAACATGCGTTCTCGCCGGGTCTTCTGGCCCGCGCCCACGGTGGTGTCCTCTACGTCGACGAGGTCAACCTGCTGCACGACCATCTGGTCGACGTCCTTCTCGACGCGGCGGCGATGGGCCGCGTGCACGTCGAGCGGGACGGGGTGTCGCACAGTCACGAGGCCCGATTCATGTTGGTGGGCACCATGAATCCCGAAGAGGGTGAACTGCGGCCGCAGCTGCTGGACCGGTTCGGCCTGACGGTGGACGTGTACGCGTCGCGCGACGTCGACACCCGCGTCGAGGTGATCCGGCGGCGGATGGACTTCGAGGCCGACCCCGAGGAGTTCGCGGCGAAGTACACCGCCGAGGACGCCGATCTGTCGCGCCGGATCGTGCTGGCGCGCGCCATGGCCGCGGCAGTCGTCTTGCCGGACAGCGAGTTACGCCGGATTGCCGCCCTGTGCGCGGCGTTCGACGTCGACGGGATGCGGGCTGATCTGGTGGTGGCCCGCACGGCGGTCGCGCACGCCGCCTGGCGTGGCGCCCAGCGGGTGGAGGAGGAAGACGTGCGCGTCGCCGCGGAGCTCGCGCTCCCGCACCGGCGCCGTCGCGACCCCTTCGACGACCCCGGCCTGGATCCCGATCAGCTGGACGAGGCGATGAGTCGGGCCGGTGAGGCCGCCGACCAACCCGAAGCCGAACCAGAACCAGAACCCGATCCGCCGGGCGGTGGCGACGGTGCAACGGACGCCTCCGACGGCGAGGTGACCAATGGTGCGGCGCGGCAACAGAATTCGCCGTCGTCGACACCGCGCCCCAACGCCGCGCCCACCGCGACGTTCCGGGCGAAGGCACTGGTGGTGCCCGGCGTCGGCGAGGGCGCTCCCGGACGCCGGTCGCGGGCCCGTAACCAGACGGGCACTCCGGTGTCGGCCACCGAGGACCCCCGGGCCGGCCACGGTTTGCACGTCTTCGGCACCGTGCTCGCCGCCGCCGAACGGCAGACGGGACCGGGCCGACCCCGGCTCGGGCCGACCGATCTGCGGCGGTCCATTCGCGAAGGCAGGGAGGGCAACCTCGTCCTCTTCCTGGTCGACGCGTCGGGTTCGATGGCGGCCCGCGACCGCATGTCGGCCGTCGGCGGTGCCACCCTGTCGCTGTTGCGCGACGCCTATCAACGTCGGGACAAGGTCGCTGTCGTCACCTTCCGTGGGCAAGCGGCGCAGGTGCTCTTGCCGCCGACGTCATCGGTACACATCGCCAGCAGGCGCCTGGCGCGTTTCGACACCGGAGGCAAGACGCCCCTGGCGCAGGGCCTCCTCGCGGCCAGGGACCTGGTGGTGCGGGAGAAGGCGCGCGACCGGGCGCGGCGCAGCCTCGTGGTGATCCTTACCGACGGCAGGGCGACCGGAGGACCCGATCCGCTCGGCCGGGCGCGTACGGCGGCGGCGATGCTAGTGGCCGAAGGTGCGACCGCCGTCGTAGTGGACTGCGAAACGTCCTATGTGCGACTGGGATTGGCCGATGTGCTGGCAACTCAACTCGGTGCGCCCGCGGTGCGGCTCGCGCAGCTTCGCGCGGATGGCCTGACGCGGCTGGTCACAGCGCACTCCGCCGGCCGGGCCGCTTGA